One region of Acidimicrobiia bacterium genomic DNA includes:
- a CDS encoding branched-chain amino acid ABC transporter permease codes for MTHVIQVAILGLLLGGVYALMAAGLTLAFGVMRIVNLAHAVFIIGAAYISFFAWEQLGIDPLVSVLFVIPVMFLFGVAVYQVLFRRIEGTARYTEMTVLLTFGIALTIEGLLGFAFTGIYRKASPGYATDSFIVDGLFLPDGDILFIPKGQLYALMTSLVLLIGLWAFLRYSQTGYAIRATMQNRAAAQIVGVNVRRVSAISFGLSAALGGGSGALMSYLFPFFPFRHWQWVAVLLALVVLGGMGSIKGAVIGALGLGVASSFVVDQIGATWGPMTFYLALFLILLVRPRGLFGKELAV; via the coding sequence ATGACGCATGTGATTCAGGTTGCGATCCTCGGGCTACTGCTGGGCGGTGTCTACGCCCTCATGGCGGCCGGTCTGACTCTCGCCTTTGGCGTAATGCGGATCGTCAACCTCGCCCACGCCGTGTTCATCATCGGCGCCGCCTACATCTCATTCTTCGCCTGGGAGCAGCTCGGCATCGATCCACTTGTATCTGTTTTGTTCGTCATACCTGTGATGTTCCTATTCGGCGTAGCCGTCTATCAGGTCCTGTTCAGGAGGATCGAAGGAACGGCCAGATATACCGAAATGACCGTGTTACTCACCTTTGGTATTGCACTCACCATCGAAGGCCTCCTCGGGTTTGCCTTTACCGGTATCTATCGCAAAGCGAGCCCCGGGTACGCCACCGATTCGTTCATCGTCGACGGCTTGTTCTTGCCGGATGGTGACATCCTCTTCATCCCGAAGGGCCAGCTCTATGCATTGATGACGAGCCTCGTCTTGCTGATCGGGCTGTGGGCATTTCTGCGCTACAGCCAGACGGGCTATGCCATTCGCGCCACGATGCAGAACCGGGCCGCCGCCCAGATCGTTGGCGTAAACGTGCGCCGGGTGTCTGCGATCTCCTTTGGCTTGTCGGCCGCCCTCGGAGGAGGCTCCGGAGCCCTGATGAGCTACCTCTTCCCGTTCTTCCCCTTCCGTCATTGGCAATGGGTGGCGGTCCTGTTGGCGCTGGTTGTACTGGGTGGCATGGGGAGCATCAAGGGAGCCGTCATTGGAGCTCTGGGACTCGGCGTGGCCAGTTCATTCGTAGTTGATCAGATCGGTGCTACCTGGGGTCCGATGACCTTTTATCTGGCGCTGTTCCTGATTCTGCTCGTCCGGCCGCGCGGATTGTTCGGCAAGGAGTTGGCGGTATGA
- a CDS encoding branched-chain amino acid ABC transporter permease, translated as MIEDRAAASPEDPVPEPGRVQPPPGPARYRWYVLAGLLIALFALPLFRPMISSYSYIMTLGALVFMWVAMASSWNILGGFAGYISLGHSVFMGVGGYVAGVLLYYHNISPFLTAALGGLTAVALGFLAGFITLRTRGPAFIISTIALLFMFLLLFDNIEYLGGTAGLPLPSPPFSQEWLRTPFYYAMLVAAMGSVWLSYRVAHSKFGMGLRAIAEDEVKAEVAGVPTRSYKISAFAISAFWVGVVGAIYGYSIAFVRPTVFFTVAISAQMVLMAIIGGKGTIAGPVVGAVLIYAINELSLIVFGATELNIVIQGGLLVAVLLFFPLGIVGTLRKRSWLPAFLDWD; from the coding sequence ATGATCGAAGACCGGGCTGCAGCAAGTCCAGAAGACCCAGTTCCCGAGCCCGGGAGAGTTCAGCCCCCGCCGGGTCCGGCCCGCTATCGCTGGTACGTGTTGGCGGGGCTGCTCATCGCCCTGTTCGCCTTGCCGTTGTTCCGCCCGATGATCAGCTCTTACAGCTACATCATGACACTTGGCGCGTTGGTCTTCATGTGGGTGGCAATGGCGTCGAGTTGGAACATACTCGGCGGGTTCGCCGGATACATCTCTCTGGGCCACAGCGTGTTCATGGGCGTGGGCGGCTACGTAGCCGGCGTCTTGCTCTACTACCACAACATCAGCCCGTTCCTGACTGCAGCCCTCGGAGGTCTGACGGCAGTGGCGCTCGGCTTCCTTGCCGGATTCATCACCTTGAGGACCCGTGGCCCGGCCTTCATCATCTCTACCATCGCGCTGTTGTTCATGTTCCTTCTCTTGTTTGACAACATCGAATACCTGGGCGGCACAGCCGGCCTCCCTCTGCCCTCTCCGCCCTTCTCTCAGGAATGGCTGCGCACCCCGTTCTACTATGCGATGCTCGTAGCCGCGATGGGGTCGGTGTGGCTGTCCTATCGAGTGGCGCACTCGAAGTTCGGCATGGGTCTGCGGGCGATCGCCGAGGACGAGGTCAAAGCCGAGGTCGCCGGGGTTCCCACCCGTAGCTACAAGATCTCAGCGTTCGCCATCAGCGCGTTCTGGGTAGGAGTCGTCGGGGCGATCTATGGATACTCGATCGCATTCGTGCGGCCGACCGTGTTCTTCACGGTGGCGATCTCAGCGCAGATGGTTCTGATGGCCATCATTGGCGGAAAGGGCACGATCGCCGGGCCTGTGGTCGGTGCGGTCCTCATCTACGCCATCAATGAGCTCTCGCTCATTGTCTTCGGAGCCACTGAGCTCAATATCGTAATTCAAGGTGGCCTGCTGGTGGCCGTCTTGTTGTTCTTCCCGCTCGGCATCGTGGGAACGCTTCGCAAGAGGAGCTGGCTACCGGCATTTCTCGACTGGGATTGA